AGGATTCAATAAGGTTATATGACTTACTTAAGATCACACCAAGTAGTAGTAAGAGAAATTAGATTTGTACCAAAGTGTTCTGATTTCAAAGTCAGAACTCTTTCTACTGTAAGTGTGCTTCTCTTAACTAAGTTTCAGTGCCCTCATCTCTAACAAGGGCCATTTATATTTACACTATCTGTTTCATTTGGGCTATTATGATAATCAGATAAAATAAtgcatgtaaagtgttttgtatattataaatattatataaatgtgggTTATTGGTCAATACATGTTTGAGAcaattttcaataataataaagcatCTTACTGCTTAAGAGAAATATAGTGatttaaatagtaattttaaatagaaatgaggaTGATATTTTACTTTgcaaaggaggggaagaaagaaaggaaagaaggaaggaaagtataaggaaggaagaattttgtaaaaattcCTTTAATACCTGTCTCCCCTCCTGGAGATGCTCTTGCTAATGAAGCAGTTTGAATTTTTCCCCATTGATTCCAAAGTTTTATCCTCCAAGGTcatggcaaaacaaaacaaaacaaaacaaaaggaggagagaagagggactAGAATATCCATAAAAATTTGTTCTGGTTGGAAACCTTCAATGACAGGGACCTGAGAAAAGGCAATAATGGAATAATTGGAAAGCTCCATGTATACAAACTCCCTTTGAACTAATTGCAAAGTTTCATCTTTCAAAATCCAGGAACGATGTAGTAGAAATGTGCCTCTGAAAAGCATCTCATGTTGAACTCTATGAAGAGATGTGTTCAGAGTTCTTCTTTACATCTTGTCAGGTGAAATGACCATGTAATGAAAGAGAGATAAAGTTAATTTCTAAACCTCAGACAATTTTTATACTGCAGATAAGAGCTTAACATAGCCATTAGGATTTGGGTTTGAAACTAGATTGGGACGCTGGAAAATAGCATTCTTATTGCtttagtggagaaaaaaaaaaattagatttgcaagttttttcttattccttctttccaATGATTTCCAGGGTGAAGTATGGAGAAGTTGGgttgaaaggaagggaaaataccATTTTGATGAAACCAACTGGAAAGCCGAAAAGATCAAAAGTCAAAATTTAATTCctttaacaaagaaaattaaggatTAAAGAGCCGGAATTGTAAATACCTTTTATCCCCCAATTTACCCGCAAGTACTTTGGGTGTGGAAGCTTCTGATTCAGAACCTCGGAAAGCTCCCCCTCCAGTGCTCACGGTGAGTGCGCATGCTCTTCTGAGCCAGTAGCTGAGGCTGCAGTGGGTGCAAATATAACTCCGGAGAGAGCTGCTTATAACTTACTGGCAATTAagtacagagaagagagagagtgattGAGAGAAATGATCTTTCCACACCTAATTCTCTTCCTTAGAGAACAATCCACGAGGAAACTTGTGCGAGTAGAGAAATAAGCAGGAAAAAGCTTTGTATGAGgtctttgttttatgttttatttcgTTTGTCTTGAGAGTAAACAAACTGGAAATTACAAGAGCACCCGAGCGGCAATCTGAAATCTCTTAACCCTTTCGCGACCGCCGGCCTTCGAACGGGAAGGGAAGAGGACAGATGGACCCCTCATTTTGAAAGTTCCTCTCCAAGCAACCATCCAGACCCACACCTCTCCGCAGCTACCTCCCAGCTCCAGCGTcagagttctttattttttccgcGCCTGGACTCAGAGCTCAGCAGTGGCCGGCAAGTCGCTATTGAGAAGCCCTCAGGGTGTCTTGTCGCCAGACCAATCACTTTGTGATACTTAGTGGCTGCTGCTCGGAGAAAGTTCCTGTGGGAGGGTAGCCCCGAAGGCAGCTCAAGGATTACCTCGGACTTGCTCCAGTCGTCGTCTTTAGGTCATGTCCCGAACTGGATAGACACCACTGTCAACATGAAGGAGGCTGTCTCTTGGGAATCTGCTCTTCTGGGTCTCTTCCCGGACCTGCTGGAACTGGGGAACGCAAGTGGCAACGCTACGCTAATGATGAGGGACGAGCTTCAGGGCCTGGAGTTGGAGAGACCAGACGGCATGAGAGGGCAGTTCCCGAGCTCGGGCATCCGTGGGAATACTGGCAGTGACGGCCAGCAGGAGCGGCGGTGCGGATCCTCCTCAGTGTGATATACTCAGTGGTGTGTGCCTTGGGGCTCGTGGGCAACCTGCTGGTCTTGTACCTGATGAAAAGCAAGCAGGGCTGGCGTAAGTCCTCCATAAACCTCTTTGTCACCAGCTTGGCCTTGACCGACTTACAGTTCGTGCTCACCCTGCCCTTCTGGGCAGTGGAGAACGCACTGGACTTCACCTGGCCCTTCGGCAAGGCCATGTGCAAGATCATCTCCACGGTGACAGCCATGAACATGTACGCTAGTGTCTTCTTCCTCACGGCCATGAGCGTGGCGCGCTACCACTCGGTGGCCTCCGCTCTCAAAAACTACCGGCCCCGAGGACCGGGTCGGGGCGGTGGCTGGAGGAGAATCCTCCTATTGGGCAGCGACGGTGACTGTTGCTTTTCAGCCAAGGCGCTCTGCGTGTTGATCTGGGTCTTAGCAGTGCTGGCCTCTTTGCCCCATGCCATTTTCTCCACCACTAGCACGGTGATGGATGAGGAACTCTGCTTAGTTCGCTTCCCGGACAAGCCGCGGGCCGGGGACTCTCAGTTCTGGCTGGGTTTGTACCACATACAGAAGGTGCTGCTGGGCTTCGTGCTGCCGCTGGGAGTGATCAGCCTCTGCTACCTGCTGCTGGTGCGCTACATCTCCGAACGTCCCGTCGCGGGAGGTGGAGGCGCGGGCGTTGCACCTGGCACTGCCAGTACCTCTGGAAAAGGATCCAGCAGCGCGGCTGGAGCCAGCGCCCGAAGGCGTTCTAAGGTGACCAAGTCAGTCACTATAGTGGTCCTGTCGTTCTTCTTGTGTTGGCTGCCCAACCAGGCTCTGACTACTTGGGGGATCCTAATCAAGTTGAATATCTTGCCTTTCAGTCACGAGTACTTCCTAAGCCAGGTGTATGTGTTCCCAGTGAGCGTGTGCCTGGCCCACTCTAACAGTTGCCTCAACCCTATCCTCTACTGTCTCATGCGCCGGGAGTTTCGCAAGGCTCTTAAAAACTTGCTCTGGCGCATCGCCTCGCCTTCCCTCACCAGCATGCGCCCCTTCACCGCCACTACTAAACCTGAGCCCGAGGAACAGGCCCTGCAGACCTTGGCCCCGCTGCCTGCCTCAGTGGAGCCTGACATCCTCTACTGCCCACCTGGAGTCGTCGTCTACAGCGGAGGTCGCTATGACCTACTACCCACTAGCTCAGAGGAGCAACGCTACTGAAGGAGAAGAGCTGACCAGAGAAGGAAGCCAAGGGCGGAGGGTCCGTTGTGTAAAGAGGAGTAGATGATTTCCtcggaggagggagggaggtgaaagagacaaaaacagaaccctaaagataaacagagagagaacAGGTGTAGAGCAGATTGGAGAGGACCAGTAAAAGTAGGCTTTATGTGTAGGATGCAAAGTGGTCCAAACTGGTAAAGTGGCTCTGAGGACCCTGCAGGGGATAACGAGAGAGGTACTGAGGAGTCAGGCTTGCACCAAGGtaaaacaacagcagcagcagcagtaacaaaaaaaaaaaaaaaaaaaaaaaaaaaaagccgcgGAATGAGACCTTAAGTTAAACTAAGAGGTAAACTGTGGTGCTCTATGCCTTCTTGCTCACTTTGTTTGAGCCAGGATCATTTCAGACCTTAGACAAATCCTTTCTTGTTGAGATTAGGTTGTGAGCAGAGGGGATGAGTCTAGtctctagagaagaaaaaaaaaacaacaacaacaacaacaactttccGGAGAACGGGAACTGGCCAGAGTGAGGATGGAAAGATGTGAGGTGAAATCTATAGACTCAAGTAAGCCTTGAGGCTTTCACTtttccttcctgactccaaggctgccCCTGCTCCCGGAAGGAACTATGGAAAGGGCTGCCCTGCTGAGCTGGGGGCTGCGGTCTATTGTCCTTTCTTCCCAGAAAGAGCAAGCACTCTGAGAGGAAAATAAGAACTCAATGATTTCTCCTTTAGTAGAGGAAAATCGCTTTCACACGGACGGAAAAAATTTCACGGTCTCTTTTGGTTAAAACTGGGCATTCACGACGGCAAAGAGCGAATCTGGATTATTCAGGACCTTAAAAGGTCTGGCCCGGGTTGAGTTGTCAAGACATCTCCAGAAATTCCTCTCACCGTCTATTTGTTGGGCAGCCACTCCTTCTGGCAGATTCTGGAGACACAGACTTCTGTAATCTGAGAAATAAGACCGGCTCCTATTATAAAACTTGTGGGAATTGAGAGAGTATTGAGGGGCCAGAACGTCCATTCTGCTTTAGGATCCAATAGGGAGCCCCAAACTGACTGATTCTTACTCAGATCTCCAGAGACACCTGCTTCTCA
This sequence is a window from Sminthopsis crassicaudata isolate SCR6 chromosome 1, ASM4859323v1, whole genome shotgun sequence. Protein-coding genes within it:
- the LOC141549713 gene encoding LOW QUALITY PROTEIN: relaxin-3 receptor 1-like (The sequence of the model RefSeq protein was modified relative to this genomic sequence to represent the inferred CDS: inserted 1 base in 1 codon) translates to MKEAVSWESALLGLFPDLLELGNASGNATLMMRDELQGLELERPDGMRGQFPSSGIRGNTGSDGXAGAAVRILLSVIYSVVCALGLVGNLLVLYLMKSKQGWRKSSINLFVTSLALTDLQFVLTLPFWAVENALDFTWPFGKAMCKIISTVTAMNMYASVFFLTAMSVARYHSVASALKNYRPRGPGRGGGWRRILLLGSDGDCCFSAKALCVLIWVLAVLASLPHAIFSTTSTVMDEELCLVRFPDKPRAGDSQFWLGLYHIQKVLLGFVLPLGVISLCYLLLVRYISERPVAGGGGAGVAPGTASTSGKGSSSAAGASARRRSKVTKSVTIVVLSFFLCWLPNQALTTWGILIKLNILPFSHEYFLSQVYVFPVSVCLAHSNSCLNPILYCLMRREFRKALKNLLWRIASPSLTSMRPFTATTKPEPEEQALQTLAPLPASVEPDILYCPPGVVVYSGGRYDLLPTSSEEQRY